One Gordonia sp. SID5947 genomic region harbors:
- a CDS encoding TetR/AcrR family transcriptional regulator: MAQRSYRGRTVEERQSERRARFMAAALDIFGTSGYARGTVSAICAAAKLSRRQFYELFDTREDLLIAAYDMIHGEARDAVLAAFTDVDEVDAGIEDRTRAAVRAFFDSVAADPRRMRIAFVEVGGVSSRVESHRVQTREQWTEFFSTAASEFTGLSESEFGFTYEAAAFIGALTETGHLWASSDHRPDRDTVVEMLVGIILSFAAGRSTQNDV, translated from the coding sequence GTGGCACAACGCTCTTATCGTGGTCGCACGGTCGAGGAACGGCAGTCCGAACGCCGGGCCAGGTTCATGGCTGCCGCCCTCGACATCTTCGGCACCAGCGGCTATGCGCGCGGCACCGTGTCGGCGATCTGCGCCGCGGCCAAGCTGTCGCGCCGGCAGTTCTATGAACTGTTCGACACCCGCGAAGACCTCTTGATCGCGGCCTACGACATGATCCACGGTGAAGCGCGCGATGCCGTTCTCGCGGCATTCACCGATGTCGACGAGGTGGACGCCGGGATCGAGGACCGGACCCGCGCAGCGGTGCGGGCCTTCTTCGATTCGGTTGCGGCCGATCCCCGCCGCATGCGGATCGCCTTCGTCGAGGTGGGCGGGGTGAGCAGTCGGGTGGAGAGTCACCGCGTGCAGACCAGGGAACAGTGGACCGAGTTCTTCTCCACCGCGGCCTCCGAATTCACCGGACTGTCGGAGTCGGAGTTCGGCTTCACCTACGAGGCGGCCGCGTTCATCGGGGCGCTCACGGAAACCGGTCACCTCTGGGCGAGCAGCGATCACCGACCCGACCGGGACACCGTGGTGGAGATGCTGGTCGGCATCATCCTGTCGTTCGCCGCGGGCCGGTCCACACAGAACGACGTCTGA
- a CDS encoding EamA/RhaT family transporter, protein MTTGIIIAVIGSFSFAAAAVLQALGADQVAQRAAIREERRKSSKSHPSLRSTVATMLTVPFLIGFVFDIVGFIATILSARLIPLFLSQTIISARLVATALLAMVVLHVSLTMRDWLAGTVVVVSLVLLAVSAGREGVDDERWMHWAVLVAGPILFGLGIVVMRVMHKHIAAATGLIAGVVFGVMAVASRILDGLDPFQPGALFTDPALYGLLISGICGFYLFTVALQTGSVNGAAAALVVGQTVLPGAVGILLLGDVTRGGWGPVAIVAFVAAVVGGVVLASSGAVTAVESADVTNMPRGYGRTHREVDRQR, encoded by the coding sequence ATGACCACGGGCATCATCATCGCCGTGATCGGCTCCTTCTCGTTTGCCGCGGCAGCCGTGCTGCAGGCGCTGGGAGCCGATCAGGTCGCGCAGCGCGCAGCGATCCGGGAAGAACGCCGGAAATCGTCGAAATCCCATCCGTCGCTTCGGTCAACCGTCGCGACGATGCTCACGGTGCCGTTCCTGATCGGGTTCGTGTTCGACATCGTCGGCTTCATCGCCACCATCCTGTCGGCGAGGCTGATCCCGTTGTTCTTGTCGCAGACCATCATCTCGGCCCGCCTGGTGGCAACCGCCTTGTTGGCGATGGTCGTCTTGCACGTGTCGCTGACCATGCGCGACTGGCTGGCCGGGACGGTGGTGGTCGTGTCGCTCGTGTTGCTCGCGGTGTCGGCAGGACGCGAAGGCGTCGACGACGAACGCTGGATGCACTGGGCCGTCCTGGTGGCCGGCCCGATCCTCTTCGGCCTCGGGATCGTCGTGATGCGCGTGATGCACAAGCACATCGCCGCCGCGACCGGGTTGATCGCCGGCGTGGTCTTCGGTGTGATGGCGGTGGCGTCGCGCATCCTCGACGGTCTCGACCCCTTTCAGCCCGGTGCACTGTTCACCGACCCGGCGCTCTACGGCTTGCTGATCAGCGGGATATGCGGTTTCTACCTGTTCACCGTGGCGTTGCAGACGGGATCGGTCAACGGTGCGGCCGCGGCCCTGGTGGTCGGTCAGACGGTGCTCCCGGGCGCGGTCGGCATCCTGCTGCTGGGTGATGTGACGCGCGGGGGTTGGGGGCCGGTCGCGATCGTGGCCTTCGTCGCCGCGGTCGTCGGCGGAGTGGTGCTGGCCTCCTCGGGGGCGGTCACCGCGGTCGAATCCGCCGATGTCACGAACATGCCCCGTGGCTATGGCCGTACCCACCGCGAGGTCGATCGGCAACGTTGA
- the serS gene encoding serine--tRNA ligase, with translation MIDLKILRENPDLVRTSQRTRGEDPGLVDVLLDADATRRAAIVEADTLRSEQKALGKQVGKAQGDEKAALLAKGKDLADQVKAAVGRQHAADEAATAAHRAISNLVEDGAPAGGEDDYVVLEHVGEPRAIDDPKDHLELGESLGLIDMERGAKVSGSRFYFLTGQGALLQLGLLNMAAQKAVANGFTLMVPPVLVRPEIMGGTGFLGAHADEVYHLADDDLYLVGTSEVPMAGYHSDEIIDLADGPKRYAGWSSCFRREAGSYGKDTRGIIRVHQFDKVEGFIYCKPEDAAAEHQKLLGWERDMLAAIDVPYRVIDVAGGDLGSSAARKYDCEAWVPTQNTYRELTSTSNCTTFQARRLSIRYRDDNGKPQIAATLNGTLATTRWLVAILENHQQPDGSVKLPPELARFVGAEVLEPA, from the coding sequence GTGATCGACCTCAAGATTCTTCGTGAGAACCCCGACCTCGTGCGCACGTCGCAGCGGACGAGGGGCGAGGATCCCGGCCTGGTCGATGTCCTGCTCGACGCAGATGCCACGCGGCGGGCGGCCATCGTCGAGGCCGATACGCTGCGCTCGGAGCAGAAGGCGCTCGGCAAGCAGGTCGGCAAGGCACAAGGTGACGAGAAGGCGGCATTGCTCGCCAAGGGCAAGGATCTCGCCGATCAGGTGAAGGCGGCGGTCGGTCGCCAGCATGCGGCCGACGAAGCGGCCACTGCCGCGCACCGCGCGATCTCCAACCTCGTCGAGGACGGCGCACCCGCCGGCGGTGAGGACGATTACGTGGTCCTCGAGCATGTCGGTGAACCGCGCGCGATCGACGATCCGAAGGACCACCTCGAACTCGGGGAGTCGCTGGGGCTCATCGACATGGAGCGCGGCGCCAAGGTGTCCGGGTCGCGCTTCTACTTCCTGACCGGTCAGGGTGCGCTGCTCCAGCTCGGACTGCTGAACATGGCGGCGCAGAAAGCCGTGGCGAACGGCTTCACCCTGATGGTCCCGCCGGTGCTGGTGCGGCCGGAGATCATGGGCGGCACCGGTTTTCTCGGTGCCCACGCCGATGAGGTCTATCACCTCGCCGACGACGACCTCTACCTGGTCGGCACGTCGGAGGTGCCGATGGCCGGCTACCATTCCGACGAGATCATCGATCTCGCCGACGGCCCGAAACGCTATGCGGGATGGTCGAGTTGCTTCCGTCGTGAGGCCGGCAGTTACGGCAAGGACACCCGCGGCATCATCCGGGTGCATCAGTTCGACAAGGTCGAGGGCTTCATCTACTGCAAGCCCGAGGACGCCGCGGCCGAGCATCAGAAGCTGCTCGGGTGGGAGCGGGACATGCTCGCCGCGATCGACGTGCCCTACCGGGTGATCGACGTCGCCGGCGGCGACCTCGGATCGTCGGCGGCGCGCAAGTACGACTGCGAGGCCTGGGTGCCGACCCAGAACACCTACCGGGAGCTGACGTCCACCTCGAACTGCACGACCTTCCAGGCACGTCGGCTCTCCATCCGGTATCGAGACGACAACGGCAAGCCTCAGATCGCGGCGACGCTGAACGGGACCCTTGCGACGACCCGGTGGCTGGTGGCGATCCTGGAGAACCACCAGCAGCCCGATGGCTCGGTGAAGCTCCCGCCCGAGCTCGCGCGGTTCGTGGGCGCCGAAGTGCTCGAGCCCGCATGA
- a CDS encoding SGNH/GDSL hydrolase family protein, translating to MHVTRAFLTRAATVAASLATVAIVAVGMAVVELSSPDVEASAARNQGVAGTARPGSTYVALGSSYAAGPGVTRLADRRCLRTTDNYPHQVAAARGLSLTDVTCSGATTANILRTAQKPYADVPQITAVTPDTDLVTVTIGGNDLSYISRVAAQACANTLARLSRGSVISGCRVGARTYPEPSAAAYTAVEHAIAEIVSEVRARAPHARVVIVDYPPLIDPRAPMCSRIPLTVAQTAETIRVFDGLAAATARAARTSGAALVTASKAGAAHTACSPRPWLSGVEPPAPYHPTRLGKSGVAQLVLRTLNRAG from the coding sequence ATGCACGTCACCCGTGCGTTTCTCACGCGTGCCGCGACCGTCGCGGCCTCTCTGGCTACCGTCGCCATCGTCGCGGTGGGCATGGCGGTGGTCGAGCTGAGCAGTCCCGACGTTGAGGCGTCCGCGGCACGGAACCAGGGCGTGGCGGGTACCGCCCGGCCGGGGTCGACCTACGTGGCGTTGGGGAGTTCGTACGCGGCCGGTCCGGGAGTCACCCGCCTCGCCGACCGACGATGCCTGCGCACCACGGACAACTATCCTCACCAGGTCGCGGCCGCCCGCGGACTCTCGCTCACCGACGTCACGTGTTCCGGGGCGACCACGGCGAACATCCTCCGCACAGCCCAGAAACCGTACGCCGACGTCCCGCAGATCACCGCGGTCACCCCCGACACGGATCTCGTCACCGTGACCATCGGCGGGAACGATCTGTCCTACATCAGTCGGGTCGCCGCCCAGGCCTGCGCGAACACCCTTGCCCGGTTGTCGCGCGGCAGCGTGATCAGTGGTTGTCGCGTCGGTGCGCGTACCTACCCGGAACCGTCTGCCGCCGCCTACACGGCGGTCGAACATGCGATCGCCGAGATCGTCTCCGAGGTTCGGGCCCGCGCACCGCACGCCAGGGTCGTGATCGTCGACTATCCACCCCTGATCGATCCGCGCGCACCGATGTGCAGTCGAATCCCGTTGACCGTCGCGCAGACCGCGGAGACCATACGCGTCTTCGACGGATTGGCCGCGGCGACGGCCCGCGCCGCGCGTACGTCCGGGGCCGCGCTCGTCACGGCGTCGAAAGCTGGTGCCGCGCACACCGCGTGCTCGCCGCGGCCGTGGCTTTCGGGTGTCGAGCCGCCCGCGCCCTACCATCCGACGAGGCTCGGCAAATCCGGTGTCGCCCAACTGGTTCTCCGAACGCTCAACCGTGCCGGCTGA
- a CDS encoding ankyrin repeat domain-containing protein: MTADNSEVPDEVAELAGRLFDMARAGDAEMLRAYLEAGVPVDLRNQAGDSLLMLAAYHGSAPAVNALLEHGADANGANDKGQTPLAGAVFKGHDDVVEILVRAGADPHAGTPSAHDAAQMFGRADYVRFWEVPPAG; encoded by the coding sequence GTGACCGCAGACAACTCGGAGGTCCCCGACGAGGTCGCCGAACTCGCCGGCCGGCTCTTCGACATGGCCCGGGCCGGCGACGCGGAGATGTTGCGGGCCTATCTGGAGGCCGGGGTGCCCGTCGATCTGCGGAACCAGGCAGGTGATTCACTGCTGATGCTTGCTGCGTACCACGGCTCGGCGCCTGCCGTGAACGCCCTGCTCGAGCACGGCGCAGACGCGAACGGTGCCAACGACAAGGGGCAGACCCCGCTGGCCGGCGCCGTGTTCAAGGGCCACGACGACGTGGTGGAGATCCTGGTCCGCGCCGGGGCGGATCCGCACGCGGGCACGCCATCGGCACACGACGCCGCGCAGATGTTCGGCCGCGCCGATTACGTCCGTTTCTGGGAGGTCCCGCCCGCCGGGTGA
- a CDS encoding septum formation family protein translates to MNDDDPTPDDADDWVRLPDDDDTDHVDAVDDSPGEAKSPGWLTTMLAHPTRVVLSAVVIGAIVAGSIALALGVFNDSGSVGGTDIGENERIAQNAFTKSVTGDCLDWPAGDPGKPSKVGCDQKHRFEVAGPLDTAVLPGSEFGESAVWPGTERFAAIRDEQCPVIVDQYLDGRLDPQGRFSVGMMYPSQVQWDKGARELRCGLQQTGKDGAPDQFVGRVADQDQSFQWPAGTCIGIDRATKKPTGTTVNCTEAHAFQTTGTVSLAPRFGNRLSGKPWPAAQQQNDYLQSICPVQANRFLGGKNKLDATTLNVQWSVLSEPSWLAGSRTVVCYLGLPDGGGFATLVGDARSTLLINGKLPVPPPQAPPGRALPTPVPLPPGVEPNPIETPAPAG, encoded by the coding sequence ATGAACGACGACGACCCCACCCCCGACGACGCCGACGACTGGGTACGCCTCCCCGACGACGACGACACCGACCATGTGGATGCCGTCGACGATTCCCCAGGTGAGGCGAAGTCGCCGGGTTGGCTCACCACCATGCTGGCCCACCCCACACGCGTGGTGTTGTCGGCGGTGGTCATCGGCGCGATCGTGGCGGGCAGTATCGCACTCGCGTTGGGAGTCTTCAACGACAGCGGCAGCGTGGGCGGGACCGACATCGGGGAGAACGAGCGGATCGCTCAGAACGCCTTCACGAAATCGGTGACCGGGGACTGCCTCGACTGGCCGGCCGGTGACCCGGGCAAACCGAGCAAGGTGGGCTGCGACCAGAAGCATCGGTTCGAGGTCGCCGGCCCGCTCGACACCGCGGTGCTCCCCGGCTCCGAGTTCGGTGAGTCGGCCGTGTGGCCGGGCACCGAACGGTTCGCCGCCATCCGCGACGAGCAGTGTCCGGTGATCGTCGACCAGTACCTGGACGGACGACTCGACCCGCAGGGGCGGTTCTCGGTCGGCATGATGTATCCCTCTCAGGTGCAGTGGGACAAGGGAGCGCGTGAACTGCGCTGCGGACTGCAGCAGACCGGCAAGGACGGCGCGCCCGACCAGTTCGTCGGCCGGGTCGCCGACCAGGATCAGTCCTTCCAGTGGCCCGCCGGCACCTGCATCGGCATCGACCGGGCCACCAAGAAACCGACCGGGACCACGGTCAACTGCACCGAGGCCCACGCATTCCAGACCACCGGCACCGTCTCACTCGCCCCGCGATTCGGGAATCGGCTCTCCGGTAAACCGTGGCCCGCCGCCCAACAGCAGAACGACTACCTGCAATCCATCTGTCCGGTGCAGGCCAACAGGTTCCTCGGCGGCAAGAACAAGCTCGACGCGACGACCCTGAACGTGCAGTGGTCGGTGCTGTCGGAGCCGAGTTGGCTCGCCGGCAGCCGCACCGTCGTCTGCTATCTGGGTCTTCCCGACGGCGGGGGGTTCGCCACCCTCGTCGGCGACGCTCGGTCCACGCTTCTGATCAACGGCAAACTGCCGGTCCCGCCTCCGCAGGCACCGCCTGGACGTGCGTTGCCCACACCGGTGCCCCTCCCGCCCGGCGTGGAGCCCAACCCCATCGAGACACCGGCTCCGGCCGGGTGA
- a CDS encoding metallopeptidase family protein translates to MPIHVSDDEFDGLVSDALDTIPSELTDNMSNVVILVEAHNPEEPTILGLYHGVALTMRDHEYGGFLPDTITIYREPILAMCRDRDEVVREVAVTVIHEIAHHFGIDDAWLHANGWG, encoded by the coding sequence ATGCCGATCCACGTGTCCGACGACGAGTTCGACGGGCTGGTGTCCGATGCACTCGACACCATCCCGTCGGAGCTGACCGACAACATGTCGAATGTGGTGATCCTCGTCGAGGCACACAACCCCGAGGAACCGACCATCCTCGGTCTGTATCACGGCGTCGCACTCACCATGCGCGACCACGAATACGGCGGCTTCCTGCCGGACACCATCACCATCTACCGCGAACCGATCCTGGCGATGTGTCGCGACCGCGACGAGGTGGTCCGGGAGGTCGCGGTGACCGTGATCCACGAGATCGCGCACCACTTCGGCATCGACGACGCCTGGCTGCATGCCAACGGCTGGGGCTGA
- a CDS encoding histidine phosphatase family protein, producing MARLHLVRHGETTSNVMRRLDTALPGAGLTDFGGRQGVRFALEHPPQDRVVLVSSVARRAQQTAELIGSVWGTDPDVADGIHEVQVGELEDRSDDDAHGVFKDIVERWHRGEIEARIPGGESLAMVYERYLPVIDDLTARHLAGPDQRDVYVVSHGAAIRLIAARLAGVDPTFAASTHLQNTGSIELEYADGLWVLHRWGAVTGPFGPTVDEPLVTEPMG from the coding sequence GTGGCGCGGCTGCACCTGGTCCGGCACGGCGAGACCACCTCCAACGTGATGCGGCGACTCGACACGGCACTGCCCGGCGCGGGCTTGACGGATTTCGGCGGACGCCAGGGCGTGCGGTTCGCGTTGGAGCACCCACCGCAGGACCGTGTGGTCCTGGTCAGTTCGGTGGCCCGCCGCGCCCAGCAGACGGCCGAGTTGATCGGGTCGGTCTGGGGGACCGATCCGGACGTGGCCGACGGCATCCACGAGGTGCAGGTCGGTGAACTCGAAGACCGGTCCGACGATGACGCGCACGGGGTGTTCAAGGACATCGTGGAGCGCTGGCACCGCGGCGAGATCGAGGCGCGAATCCCGGGCGGCGAATCACTCGCGATGGTCTACGAGCGGTATCTGCCGGTGATCGACGACCTCACCGCCCGGCACCTGGCGGGACCCGATCAGCGCGACGTGTACGTGGTCAGCCACGGCGCCGCGATCCGGCTGATCGCCGCTCGGCTGGCCGGGGTCGACCCGACCTTCGCCGCGAGCACCCATCTGCAGAACACGGGCAGCATCGAGCTCGAGTACGCCGACGGTCTCTGGGTGCTGCATCGATGGGGTGCGGTCACCGGGCCGTTCGGGCCGACGGTCGACGAACCCCTGGTCACCGAGCCGATGGGCTGA
- the pheA gene encoding prephenate dehydratase, which produces MSVFAYFGPSGTFTEIALDKMLASGVQLPRAAGDVQKIAANSPAATIEMVRGSVADFGCVPIDSSVEGAVPATADALVPPDPGTAGRVQVFAEVILDVAFTIAARRPMPATEVRTVAAYPVAAAQVRESVEKLYPNAQFVTASSNAAAAADVADGRADAAVTTSLAAGLSGLVTLADGVADADDAYTRFLLIGRPAPPPAATGADRTSVILDLSNVPGSLMAAMNEFASRGIDLTRIESRPRRDVPGSYRFFLDAVGHIDDDAVGEALRALYRRCERVVYLGSWPADRGTGAPPPDPSDSVDWFAAVRRGEVR; this is translated from the coding sequence GTGTCAGTGTTCGCTTACTTCGGGCCCTCGGGGACTTTCACCGAGATCGCCCTCGACAAGATGCTCGCCTCCGGTGTTCAGTTGCCGCGAGCGGCGGGTGACGTGCAGAAGATCGCGGCAAACAGTCCGGCGGCGACCATCGAGATGGTTCGAGGGTCGGTCGCCGATTTCGGGTGCGTACCGATCGACAGTTCCGTCGAGGGTGCCGTGCCGGCCACCGCGGATGCGCTGGTGCCGCCGGACCCGGGCACCGCGGGGCGCGTCCAGGTGTTCGCCGAGGTGATTCTCGATGTCGCCTTCACCATCGCCGCCCGTAGACCGATGCCGGCCACCGAGGTGCGTACTGTCGCCGCCTATCCGGTCGCCGCCGCGCAGGTCCGCGAATCGGTCGAGAAGCTGTATCCGAATGCGCAATTCGTGACGGCGTCGTCGAATGCGGCGGCGGCCGCCGACGTCGCGGACGGACGTGCCGATGCCGCTGTCACGACATCGCTGGCCGCCGGCCTGTCGGGGCTGGTGACTCTGGCCGACGGCGTGGCCGACGCCGACGACGCCTACACCCGATTCCTGTTGATCGGGCGGCCCGCACCGCCGCCCGCCGCGACCGGGGCCGATCGCACCTCCGTGATCCTGGACCTGTCCAACGTGCCGGGTAGTCTCATGGCTGCGATGAACGAATTCGCCTCGCGCGGCATAGATCTCACCCGTATCGAGTCACGTCCACGCCGAGATGTGCCGGGATCTTATCGGTTCTTCCTCGACGCCGTCGGCCACATCGACGACGACGCCGTCGGGGAGGCCCTCCGGGCGCTGTACCGACGGTGCGAGCGGGTGGTCTACCTGGGCTCCTGGCCGGCCGATCGTGGGACCGGCGCGCCCCCACCGGATCCGTCCGACAGCGTCGACTGGTTCGCCGCCGTGCGTCGTGGGGAGGTCCGATAG
- a CDS encoding DUF2470 domain-containing protein encodes MTHAVTCHPSDAELIQTACRRVSAATLAVEGAETTPVNVIHLFESQAFVLVPTDGEAMLLAGESPDGLAAMVEVTDCAPIDLRERVRSLIWLNGHLHAVPSNLERDLAVEIAAEHPDDGLLDVGHGHSMLRLQVDSAVIATGSGAASVAAAELADALPDPFWEYEGDWIAHLDSDHADVVGQLARKLPRALRNGRVRPLGLDRFGIRFRIEGPTGDSDVRLPFTRPVTDVYELSQALRNLAGCPFINSLPD; translated from the coding sequence ATGACCCACGCAGTGACCTGCCACCCGTCGGATGCCGAACTGATCCAGACCGCCTGCCGGCGTGTGAGCGCCGCGACGCTGGCCGTCGAGGGCGCCGAGACCACGCCCGTCAACGTGATCCACCTGTTCGAATCACAGGCCTTCGTGCTCGTACCGACGGACGGCGAGGCGATGCTGCTCGCGGGCGAGAGTCCCGACGGGCTGGCGGCGATGGTCGAGGTCACCGATTGCGCTCCCATCGACCTGCGCGAACGAGTGCGGTCGCTCATCTGGCTGAACGGCCACCTGCACGCGGTACCGTCGAACCTCGAGCGTGATCTCGCGGTGGAGATTGCCGCCGAGCATCCCGACGACGGGCTCCTCGACGTCGGTCACGGTCACTCGATGCTGCGGCTGCAGGTCGACAGTGCGGTCATCGCCACCGGCTCGGGTGCGGCGTCGGTCGCGGCCGCCGAACTCGCCGACGCTCTCCCCGATCCCTTCTGGGAGTACGAGGGCGACTGGATCGCGCACCTCGACTCAGATCACGCCGACGTGGTCGGCCAACTGGCCCGCAAGCTGCCCCGAGCGCTGCGCAACGGACGTGTCCGGCCGCTCGGACTGGATCGCTTCGGGATCCGGTTCCGCATCGAGGGCCCGACCGGCGATTCCGATGTGCGGCTGCCGTTCACCCGGCCGGTCACCGACGTCTACGAACTCTCTCAGGCCCTGCGCAACCTCGCAGGCTGCCCGTTCATCAACAGCCTGCCCGACTGA
- a CDS encoding CPBP family intramembrane glutamic endopeptidase: MRASLRPVLNPRRPQTIAVVTDPTERRAIVVELVIVGVLTFLFSAIAAALSLIEAQLSGGIGNTTVALNPSRSDLGWIDFVRQLMSAIRLFAIGALGIYLLWRSGIGLGRVGLGRWRPRRDIPAGVGLAALIGLPGLALVAIARALGMNAHLVPSEVDGVWWRWPILILIAIGNAAAEEIIVVAYFITRLRQLGTSENTSLAASSVLRGGYHLYQGVGAGLGNVVMGLVFGRFFQITSRVWPLVIAHALMDVVAFVGYALLHDKLGWVG, encoded by the coding sequence ATGCGCGCCAGCCTCCGACCGGTACTGAATCCGCGCCGACCGCAGACCATCGCGGTCGTCACCGACCCCACCGAACGACGTGCCATCGTCGTCGAACTGGTGATCGTCGGAGTGCTGACATTTCTCTTCTCCGCCATCGCCGCCGCGCTCTCGTTGATCGAGGCGCAATTGTCCGGTGGGATCGGGAACACCACCGTCGCACTGAATCCGTCCCGGTCGGACCTCGGCTGGATCGACTTCGTGCGCCAGCTGATGAGCGCGATCCGCCTGTTCGCGATCGGCGCTCTCGGTATCTACCTCTTGTGGCGCAGCGGGATCGGTCTCGGCCGGGTGGGCCTCGGGCGATGGCGCCCACGCCGCGACATCCCCGCAGGCGTGGGGCTGGCAGCACTGATCGGCCTCCCCGGCCTCGCACTGGTCGCCATCGCCCGCGCTCTCGGTATGAACGCCCATCTGGTGCCGAGTGAGGTCGACGGCGTGTGGTGGCGCTGGCCGATCCTGATCCTGATCGCGATCGGCAACGCGGCGGCCGAGGAGATCATCGTGGTCGCCTACTTCATCACCCGCCTGCGACAGCTCGGCACGTCGGAGAACACCTCGCTGGCCGCGAGTTCGGTGCTCCGCGGCGGATATCACCTGTACCAGGGTGTGGGCGCCGGACTCGGCAACGTGGTGATGGGGCTCGTCTTCGGACGGTTCTTCCAGATCACCTCACGCGTGTGGCCGTTGGTGATCGCACATGCGCTGATGGACGTCGTCGCGTTCGTCGGATACGCGCTGCTCCACGACAAACTGGGCTGGGTGGGGTGA
- a CDS encoding DUF4873 domain-containing protein: MAVVGCGPLARRLKTRIDNSPLMIEIVDDPAPGDLTVREESAPAGGYLGVASASRPGEFFLADDRAIGYILDLIEHFVVSGARSAVVRRPIEIEWAAVGSRRERRKRIRRFRPDDYDWIGTESIDDDVFDGDATLSADGDEIAARLRICGYLDPLDGQYHWAGTAFGTDVRTWKDARVKNVTVSVGGRDPVDARLAEVTPSGTVRVVGVGEPPFALDSLTV; encoded by the coding sequence GTGGCAGTGGTCGGGTGTGGGCCGCTCGCCCGGCGTCTGAAGACGCGGATAGACAACTCGCCGTTGATGATCGAGATCGTCGACGACCCGGCTCCCGGGGACCTGACGGTACGTGAGGAGTCGGCGCCGGCCGGTGGTTACCTCGGCGTCGCATCGGCGTCGCGGCCCGGTGAGTTCTTTCTTGCCGATGATCGGGCGATCGGTTACATCCTGGACCTGATCGAGCATTTCGTCGTGTCCGGGGCGAGATCGGCGGTGGTGCGGCGCCCGATCGAGATCGAGTGGGCTGCAGTTGGTTCCCGGCGTGAACGTCGCAAGCGGATACGGAGATTCCGGCCGGACGACTACGACTGGATCGGGACCGAGTCCATCGACGACGACGTGTTCGACGGTGACGCAACATTGTCGGCCGACGGCGACGAGATCGCCGCTCGTCTGCGGATATGCGGGTATCTCGACCCACTCGACGGCCAGTATCACTGGGCCGGAACGGCATTCGGCACCGATGTGCGGACGTGGAAGGACGCGCGGGTGAAGAATGTGACCGTGTCCGTCGGAGGGCGGGATCCGGTGGACGCGCGCCTGGCCGAGGTCACGCCGTCGGGGACGGTGCGGGTTGTCGGGGTCGGCGAGCCGCCCTTTGCACTGGATTCGCTGACGGTGTGA
- a CDS encoding diiron oxygenase codes for MTATTQAKTQAERGDTAGREAVSRRLINGSVKRSYAPVVELDWDRAPEPDRYFLPPSVLSLVGTDIWNDLSPQQRIDLSRQEMANILSVGIWFENLLNRTLLARLMVADPASATTHYALTEMGDECRHMVMFGRAIEWSGARPFRMRWWERVGMAVLPHALRGSLLWVAALVGEEIFDALQREMLDDPRLQPLVARLMQVHVAEEARHIGFARDGIMRRKPVRGRWETFVAANGHAFAGVLFRRLFTNPAMYRRAGLDGRAAARAARANPRFREAQVRGFASLAAFLESAGLMSRLSRYGWRRGGFL; via the coding sequence ATGACCGCGACAACCCAGGCGAAGACGCAGGCGGAGCGCGGTGACACCGCGGGTAGGGAGGCCGTTTCCCGGCGTTTGATCAATGGTTCGGTGAAGCGGTCATATGCGCCGGTCGTCGAGCTGGACTGGGATCGGGCGCCCGAACCCGATCGCTACTTCCTGCCGCCCAGCGTGCTCAGCCTGGTCGGCACCGACATCTGGAACGACCTCTCCCCGCAGCAGCGCATCGATTTGTCCCGGCAGGAGATGGCGAACATCCTCTCGGTCGGCATCTGGTTCGAGAACCTGTTGAATCGCACCCTGCTGGCCAGGCTGATGGTGGCGGACCCGGCTTCCGCGACGACGCATTACGCGCTGACCGAGATGGGTGACGAGTGTCGCCACATGGTGATGTTCGGACGTGCCATCGAATGGTCGGGTGCCCGGCCGTTCCGGATGCGATGGTGGGAACGCGTCGGGATGGCGGTGTTGCCCCATGCGCTCCGGGGCAGTCTGCTGTGGGTGGCCGCGCTGGTGGGCGAGGAGATCTTCGACGCGTTGCAGCGCGAGATGCTCGACGACCCGAGGCTGCAGCCGCTGGTGGCACGCCTCATGCAGGTGCACGTGGCCGAGGAGGCCCGCCATATCGGATTCGCCCGCGACGGGATCATGCGGCGCAAGCCGGTCCGCGGTCGATGGGAGACGTTCGTCGCGGCCAACGGGCATGCGTTTGCCGGCGTACTGTTCCGCCGGCTCTTCACCAATCCCGCGATGTACCGGCGGGCCGGACTCGACGGTCGGGCGGCGGCCCGTGCCGCGCGCGCGAACCCGAGGTTCCGTGAGGCGCAGGTCCGCGGATTCGCCTCACTCGCGGCGTTTCTCGAGAGTGCGGGGCTGATGAGCAGGCTGTCGCGGTACGGCTGGCGTCGTGGCGGTTTCCTGTGA